From the genome of Peptoniphilus sp. ING2-D1G:
AGGAAGGAGATAAAATCTATAATGCGGGAGATTCCTTCTTGGTAATAGGTAATCATAACTTTGAAGCTCAATGGGAAGAGGAAATTCAACCTCAACCCGAACCCATTTATCACCCCACGGTATCCCTCAAATGGTATGTACAAAAGAAAGATAAAACAGAATCGCACATAGCCTATATAGAGGGATATGAAGACGGGAAAGTAAAGGCTGCCGGAAACCTCACAAGGGCAGAGGCAGCCGCAATGGTAAGCAGATTGGAAAATCTCAACTTGTATGACAGATCAAAACCCGATTATCCTGATGCAGAGGAAAATGCATGGTATCTACCCTATTTAAATGCCGCTTTGAAACAGGATATGTTAGATGCCGATGAAAGGGGCAATATCAGACCCAATGACAAAATAACCAGAGCGGAATTTGCCAATATGCTGGCCCAAATAGATAAAAACAACGATTATGTATCGAATTTTACAGATATCTCAGGTCATAAATACGAATCACAGATCAATAAAATCTGCGGCAATAAGAGAATAATAGGTTATGAAGACGGAAGCTTCAGACCGAACAATCTTTTGACCAGAGCGGAAGCTGCAACTATACTCAATAGAATGTACAATAGAGTTGCCGATGAAATTTCCATAGCAAATTTAAAAACACAAGTGAAAAATTTCCCCGATATGGATAAATCTGACTGGTTCTATTGGGAGATAGTGGAAGCATCTAACAGCCACGATTTTATAAGAAGAATCGGAAAAGACAAATTCGATAGAGATTTAGAGTTATGGGAAAGAATTTTATATAATTCCCATGCAGATAAAAACATTTAATAAAAATAGTATCAAAAATATGACGTAAGTAAAAAGACTCGGAGTAAACTTCGGGTCTTTTTTATACAGTCTATAAACACAATATTCTTTATTGAGTTTGTAGGAGCACCGACGAACATATTTGAGTCATTCTTAAAGGGTTAATGTTGATAATTGATATCAATTGTTGTTATGCCATCCAATATGAAAAGCTGATACCCTACAACATCAGTTACAGGTACCAGCTTAAAACCCCTTGAAATTTCTCCATAGTATGCTCAATTAAAGGATGATAAACTATCTCTTTAACTATGGATATCCTCCTTAATTATATGTTAAATTTATTTATTAGATTCAAAAATTTTGTTGAATTTGTCAATGCTTCCACTATCTAATTTATACCATTTGTTGTCGTATTTTAAGAAACTTTCAAATTTAGCAATTTCCAATTTATTGAAATTTTTATCGTACACATTTATAAAATCAGGTCCTGTGGATTCATCGCTGTCAAATTGTGCAGGTTCACCCTTAAGAGAATTGAGCGCTACCAATATATCCCTTACTTTTGCAGAATCGTTGATGGACCTCATATAGTTGACATCAAATCTTATCAGTTCTATATAGGATACGTTTTTCAACTCCAATTGCATTATCTTGTTTCTGCCTGAAAGCATCCTGTAGGATAGAACCAACAACAATATAAAAAATAAGGTGACAAATAGTTTTATCCTATTTTTATTTTTATGTTTTCTTTTCCTTTTAATTTCTAACACCTCAAATGTTTAATATTCCACTTAAATAGATATTGGCTCTTGCTTCCAATCTTACAATTCCATCCTCAGGTTTTTTCAGAGAAAATACATAGTCGTCATTTAAAGAAAATTTTTTATCCTGATCCACCAGTCCTTCTTGAAATAAATAATAAAAAGATAATTCAGTGATGTATTCGAAGTTATGATTTTTCTTCGAAGACATGGGATAAATCCATTTTCTAAATATGTCATTTTCTCCTCTTAAAGCCAACAATTCAACGCTATTGTAATTCATTTTTTGAAAATATTTTTCAGCTTCATCCATTTCGAAATCATGATTTTGCATTAATTCAACGTTTTTTAAGGGTATTAAAACTTGTTTCTGCTGTGAGTCGTTTTTTCTTGTCATATAAATATTTTCTGTTTTGAGATCATCTCTTGAAATATTTAAAACTTGAAAAAGTTCCTTCTCCAGGATTATGCTTTCCATTTCTATTTTTGGAAATTTCAAAGATACATGGTCAATTTCAGAATTTTCATAGTGCAGTTCTATTTCAATTTTACCTCTTTCCGTATGGAGTACTACACTTTTAATCCCATTTTCCACAGGTGTTATATAATTTTTTTCTGCAAGGGCATAAAACACTCCTATTGCCGCATAGTCGCAAAATCCCTCTTCTTTATTTCCGCAATAAAATTTCCCTTCAAATCTATCGGTATCAAGTCTGCTGACGAAGGCAACGGTTGATTGATTGAGATTTTTTGATACTTTTTGCATGTCAATATCTACAAAATCTTCTCTGTTGAAAATCCCCGCCACAGTCCTATCTCTTAATTTTTCCTTTGCATATACGCTCATAAAATAAACATTAAAATATTGCATCAAAATCACTGCCTATTATTTTTTCATAAATTCTCGATAAGTCTTCATCATTATAATATTCAATCACTATATTTTTCTTTTTTCCCGTATTTTTAATCATAACCTTGGTGCCGAGAACGTCGGATAAATCTCTTTTTGCCTTTTCGATATATATATCACTTTCCGGTCTTTGTCTTTTGTTTTTTATTATATAGGTCGTTTCTTTGACAGTATTGCCCAGGTTCACAATCCTCTTCGCTTCAGAATATTGTCTTTCTTTATCCTTTATTGCCAGGAGAATTTTGCCGTGGGAGGGGGAAAGCAGTCCTCTTTTCATGAATTCTATAACTCTTTCATCAAGTCTTAAAAGCCTCATGGTATTGCCGATATACTGCCTGCTTTTGCCTAAGGCTTTAGCCAACTGCTCTTGTGTAATTCCATAGGAATCTATTACATTTTTATAGCCTGCAGCTTCTTCAATGGGATTTAAATCCTTTCTCTGAACATTTTCTATCAACGAAATTTTATCGGCATTTTCATCACTTATATCTTTAATAATTGCCGGCACCTCTTCAAGATCGACAAGCTTTGCAGCTCTGAATCTTCTTTCTCCGGCTACTATCATGTATTTGTCATCTTTTTTTCTTAAAATAAGAGGTTGTATTATACCGAATTCTTTTATTGAATTTGCGAGCTCCTGTAAGGAGTCTTCATCAAAATGCTTTCTCGCCTGAGACTCATTTACAACAATGTCTTTTATCTTTATTGTATCTACTGTTGAAGCGTCTTCCTTCAACAATTTCTCAACAGCATTGGAATCCTTGATAAAATTACTAATTCCTCTTCCTAAAGTTATTTTTTTCATTTATTCACCTTGTTTCTGCTTAAAAACTCCTTTGCAAGTTTGCTGTAGGCTCTTGCCCCCTTAGAAAATCTGTCATACTCAAAAATATTTTGACCAAAACTCGGAGCTTCAGCAAGGCGTATGTTTCTGGGGATTACGGTACTATAGAATAAATCTCCGAAAAATTCAGCAACTTCATTCTTTACACTCATGGATAAATTGGTCCTGCTGTCATACATGACAAGCAACACACCCTCTATCTTTATATCTTTATTGAAATTTTCCTTTACAAGCGTTATTGTGTTCATCAATTGTCCGACGCCCTCAAGGGCATAATACTCACTTTGTACAGGTATCAATATGCTGTCCGACGCAACAAGGGATATAATGGACAATACTCCCAAGGAAGGTGGACAATCTATAAATATATAATCATAATTTTCAATTATAAACGTTAAATTGTTTTTTAAAGTATATTGCCAATTTTGTGAATTTGATATTTCTATCTCCGCTCCTGCAAGGTCCGAAGAAGAGGGAATTATATCCAAATCCGGTGTGTTGGTTTTATAAATAACATCTTCGCTGTTATTTATTAAAAGATCGTAAATATTTTTTTCGGCTTTTTCCTTTAATATTGCAGAAGAAGCATTTGCCTGAGGATCTATGTCCACTAAAAGCACTTTTAGTTTCTTTTTTGCAAGAGCGGCGGTTAAATTCACAACTGTCGTGGTCTTTCCGACACCGCCTTTTTGATTGAAAATACTTATAATCTTTCCCATAATTCCTCCCGTTCTCAAGAACTTATAAAGATTTCATTAAGAGTGCTCCACGTGGAGCATTCTTAATGTTATTATACACGGAGTATATATTTAATTCAAATGAGAGAAGTCGATGCTCCACGTGGAGCATTAACTTGTTTTTCGTTGATTTGACGGGAAGTTTTGTCATGTTTTTATAAATTTTATCGAAATTTTTATATTTTTATTTAATTTTACATGATTTTTATTTTTAAACTCTAAGGAAAAAAATGAATTTATGATTATATATGAAACTATGTTCTCCGCCCAAAATTATACCGAGGAAATATAACGGGCGGATGAAGGCATCCGCCCCTACAAAAAATTAAGTTCAAATTTGAAATATAGCGGGCGAACGAGTGAATATCTATAGGAAAAATGAATTTATATTGATATGTAATGATGAATTAAGGCTTCCGCTCCTATGATAGTAAACCCTTTTTCTAACGAAGAACATTCGCTATTAAAAAATCCCGAGAACTTCTCGGGATCATAGTGGTTTGCTTTTGGGTTTTCCGCCACCTCTTGGATATTTTTTATCCGTGGTATTTATTTTTTTTATTATGAGCAGGTAGTGTGTAATATCTCCCGGAAGTTTTATTTTTATCACTTCTTCGAATTTTCCTCCGAGAGTTTTAATGGCTTTGTCGGCATCTTTTAATTCCTCTTCATATTCAGGGCCCTTCATGGCTATGAAATTACCTCCTTTTTTTACAAAGGGGAGAGTGTATTCGCAAAGAGTTGATAAGTTCGCCACGGCTCTTGATGTTGCAATGTCGTATTTTTCTCTGTAATCTTTATTTCTTGCAAGTTCTTCAGCTCTTGCATGAAGGGTTTCGACTTTCTTTAGATTCAATTCCTTCACTACTTCGTCTAAAAACTTTATTCTCTTGTTTAAGGAGTCCATCAAGGTGATTTGCAGGTCTTCGTTGTAAATTTTAAGCACTACCCCCGGAAATCCCGCTCCCGTTCCCACGTCTATGACCGACTTGTTTCCCTTTAAATAGGGTGTTTTAAAAAGTGAAAGACAATCTAAAAAATGTTTCACATTTATTTCTTCATCATCGGTTATGGCTGTTAAATTCATCACTTCGTTCCATTTAAGAAGTATTTTCTTGTATTTCTCAAGGTCTTGTGCACACTCATTGTCCAGTCCGAAATCACTTATTTGTTGCGATAGCGTCATTTTTCCTCCTTTGCTGTTCCAAGTATATCAACAGAACATTTATATCTGCCGGAGATACTCCCGTGATTCTTGAGGCTTGAGCTATGGATTCAGGTTTTATGTTGTTTAATTTTTCACGAGCTTCAAGTCTTAATCCGTCAATTTTTGAATAATCCATGCCTATGTCCAACTTTTTGTTTTCCATCTTTTTGAATTGATTTATCTGTATTTGTTGCTTTTTAATATATCCCTCGTACTTTATTTCTATTTCAACGCAATCTCTTATATCCGATCTTATTTCCGGTCTTTGCGAATCGAAGGTTGCAGTCAAATCGTAATTGAGTTCAGGTCTTCTCATGAGTTCCTTTATGGATTGAGTGTTCTTTATGGGAGTGCTGCCAAGTTTTTCCAGTTTTTTGTTGTTTTCTTCCGTAGGATTTACCTTTATTTTAGAAAGTCTTTGAAGTTCGGCTTCTATGGTATTTTTTCTGTACAGGTACTTTTCATACCTCTCATCTGTCACAAGCCCGATTTTTCGTCCTATTTCCGTAAGTCTTAAATCTGCGTTGTCCTGTCTTAGTGTCAAGCGGTATTCAGCTCTTGCGGTCATCATTCTGTAGGGTTCCTTGGTGCCCTTGGTGACAAGATCGTCTATCAACACTCCTATATAAGCCTCTGATCTCTTCAGTACGATTTGTTCTTCGCCCTTTATTTTTAGAGCGGCGTTAATTCCCGCCATTATCCCTTGAGCTGCAGCTTCTTCGTATCCCGATGAGCCGTTGATTTGTCCTGCGAAGTAAAGACCTTCAATATTCATGTGTTCAAGTGTTCTTTTAAGTTCCGTCGCATCGATGGCATCGTACTCTATGGCATAGGCGGGTCTTAAAATCTTCACACCTTCAAGCCCTATTATCTCCTTATAAAATTCATTTTGTACTTCTTCGGGCAGGGAAGAGCTGACGCCTTGCACATACATTTCATCGGTGGTAAGTCCCTCCGGCTCTATGAAAACTTGATGAGAATCTTTATCACTAAATCTCACTACTTTGTCTTCTATTGAAGGGCAGTACCTCGGTCCCACGCCCTCGATATCTCCGAGATAAAGAGCGGATCTGCTCAGGTTTTGCCTTATGATATCGTGACATTTTTCTGTGGTATAGGTCAAATAACAGTCTTCCTGATGCTTGTTTAAGTCCTTATCAATGTTTAAAAAGGAAAAGGGAACTACTCCTTCATCTCCCCATTGCACTTCCATTTTTTCATAATTGAGAGACGATCTCAAAACCCTTGCCGGAGTTCCGGTTTTTAACCTCATGAGTTTTATTCCCAGTCTTTCCAATGCGCTTGATAATTTGCCCGCCGGTCTGAAGCCTTGAGGCCCTGAGGCATAGTTGAGTTCGCCTATGAAAATCCTGCCCTTTAAATATGTCCCCGTGGAAAGAATGGCTGTTTTTGTCCTATAAACCGCTCCGGTTTTTGAAACTACGCCCTTGATTTGCCCCTCTTCAACTATTAAATCTTCCACTTCAGTTTCATATAGGTCCAAATTTTCCTGATTTTCTAAAACTCTCTTCATTATTTCATGGTATTTTCTTTTATCGGCTTGCACTCTTAAAGAATGCACGGCAGGTCCCTTTGAAGTGTTCAGCATCCTTGACTGAATGAAACTCTCATCTATAACCTTTGCCATTTCTCCGCCTAAAGCATCGATTTCTCTTACCAAGTGTCCCTTTCCCGTGCCGCCGATATTGGGATTGCAGCTCATGGCTGCTATTGAATCGAGATTTATACACAATAAAGCAGTCTTCATTCCCATGCGTGCGCCAGCAAGAGCCGCTTCTGATCCCGCATGGCCTGCGCCGACTACCACTAAATCATAATCTCCCTTTATATAATTCTTTACGTCCAAATTTATTTCCTACTTTCCAATACAAAATTCGCTGAATACCTTGTCCAATATGTCTTCAGTAGTTGTTTCGCCCGTGATTTCTCCCAAAGAGGAGAGAGTGATATTTAAATTTACTTCCATCAAATCCAAAAACATCTCATTATTTATGTCATCAATTACATCTAAAAGAGCTCTTTTAGTCTTTTTAAGCGCTTCCAAATGCCTTAAATTATTCACATATATGTCGTTGTTTTGAGAAATTTCACCTTGAAAGAACAATTCCCTTATCATATCTTCTATTTTTGAAATTTCATCGGTATTTGTTACGGAAATTTTTATATAGTCCTTTTTACCTATTAACCCCACAATATCTTCTTCTGAAACCTTGGTGGGCAGGTCGGATTTGTTTAAAAGTATTATGGCCTTTTTGTCTTCAATCAATCTGATTATTTCCTTGTCATCCTCATCAAATTCTCTTGAACTGTCAAATATCGCTATTATCAAGTCACTGTCTTCGATTTGAGACTTAGCTCTGTCCACACCGATTTTTTCAACGACATCATCGGTATGTCTAATTCCTGCTGTATCAGTTAATTTTAAAAGAATTCCGTCCAAATTTATATAGTCGCTTATTATATCTCTGGTGGTACCTGCAACATCGGTTACAATAGCCTTGTCAAATCTCAGCATTCCGTTTAAAAGGGAAGACTTTCCCACATTGGGTTTTCCCAAAATAGTAGTATTTATCCCGTCTCTTATCAACATGCCTTTATTGGAATTTTCTATCAATCTTTCCACTCTTTCAAGAGCATAATCGGCATCTTTTTTCAATCGGTCATAGGTCGCCTCTTCTATTTCATCTTCAGGAAAATCTATATTTGCAACGATAAGCGCATTTATGGAAACCAGTCTGTCCTTGATATCCTGCAAAGCTCCCGTCAATCCGCCTTCCAACTGTCTTATGCTCATATCATAGGCATGATCGGACTTTGATTTTATTATGTCCATTACAGCTTCGGCCTGTGTTAAATCAAGCCTTCCCTTTAGAAATGCCCTCTTGGTAAATTCTCCCCTTTCTGCAAGTCTTGCACCTTTTCCAAGAGTGAGATCTAAAATTTTGCGCACGGAAATTATTCCGCCGTGACAGTATATTTCCACCACATCTTCTCTCGTATAAGTATGGGGCTTGACCATTTTTACTATCAATACTTCATCTATGAGTTTATCGCCGTCATAAATATGACCGTACATCATTTTTCTGTTTTCGCTATCCGCAAGAGTCTTTTTTGATACGGATTTAAATATGGAATCGGCGATTTCCACGGATTTTTCTCCGCTCATCCTCACAATTCCTATTCCCGCTTCTCCCGTTGCAGTAGAAATAGCACTAATAGTGTCATTATCAAACATTTTATTTCACCTCTTTTGCTTGTAATATATTATACTAAATATTCCTATTTTTAAAGTATTTTGAAACAAAAAAAGCCTGTCGCCAATGTGGCCCCAAAAGTTGAATTTTATACCAAATATATTTATTGTATTTGTCTACAATTTTTTTGAAAAATAAAAGTTTGTTTCAGTGTGCTGTAAAATTACATAGTTATTAATAATATAAAGCTTGTTTTAATCCCTGCTTTAACAGGCGGACACGGTATGGTTAATATGGCCATTCACACTGCAGCCAATGTAATTGCAAAAGATATTATTAGAGGACAAGATACTTCCATATCCAATGCTGATGTTGCAAGACTTCCAATTGCAGATATGATTGAAAAAGCTATAAAGGCAGCTAAAAAAGCCGGAGCAGACGGTGCAAATGCGGCCCTCATAGTCGCATCTTTATTGTATCTTGCAGGTTCTCAAGCTCAAGTCGGCATACCGGCCGGCAACAGAAAACTCGGGGCTACTTGCAGGATGATTGCGGGAGTAGATAGAAGCGGTGTGGCTGCAATACCCACTGCGAAATCCAACAGTAAGGTTTCAGGTTTTGCTGCAGTTAAGGCTATTTATGATGCTTTAGAAAAAGGCGAACTTACTGAAATTGACGGAGCTAATGTTCCAACCTTCATTGGAGGTTCTCCAATTTATGGACACAGTAAAATAGGTGAGGATATTGTTTGGCCTCAACTTGCTGAAAATGGCGCAAGAGTTGGTACTGAAGCTATGCTTAAAGCTTTAAGAGGAGCAGGAATGCAACCTCATCCTTTCACTGCAGCCATTTTAGGTTCTGCAGCTATTTTAGAAATTATCCACCCGGATGCTGAAGTTCCGGAATCCGAGGGATCTTATGGTACAATAAGCTCTGTTTACCTTGTAGGCCGTAGCGCAACTAAGACAGCAGGTCTGCCTGAAGAACTGCATATGAAAGTCACAGGAGAAAAGTTTGATACAGCTAAACTCATCGGAGATTTAGGTCTTATCCTTAAAGATATAGGCGGTCCTTCAGTTATTGGTATGATGGCTCTTAACGAAATTTTCGGCTGCTTTGAAGAACTTATAGCCGGATTTTCAGGAACGCCGCTCAATGCACCCATAGGCCACATCGGTTCTTATGCAACCGTTGCTATGAAGATGCTTATTGAAAACGGAGGTAAGCAAGAAGAAGTTGCTGAAAAAATTAGAGTTGAACGTCAAGCATCCAATGTAGATCCTGAAAGTTCAATTACTACTATAAATATTATTTCAAGAAAGGCAAATGAAGTTTATCCGGGAATTGTTACTCAAACACTAATCAAGGCTTCTGAAGCCGCTCGTAATCTTGCGATATTAGATAGGGCAAAGTTTGCTTATAAAGAATTAAGTGCCGGCAAATCTACAGAAGAAGTAGTTGAAATACTTGAAAATAAGCGTATGGATAAAGTTTGCAAAAATGCAGGTGCCGTATTTACGCAAATGTATGGAAAAGAAGTAGAAATTGAAACTTTAAAACTTTATAGAGGAGCTCGTCGTAACGAAGCTATTGCAAAAAATATCTTGCCTTTGACGGTTCTGGAGACTTTAAGGTCACAATAGGTGGAAAAATTCAAGTCTTTGAAAACTTTGCTGCAAATGCAGCTGTTGAATTTGCAAAGGGAGGCTTAAAAGATTTGCTTGAATATGCTCCCGTAATCGGCCTTGTACTCAATGAGTTCTTACTTGGTTCAGTATATATAGTGGATTTTGTAATACCCATAGCAGTAAAAGCCGCTATGGATGATCTTTCCGATGCCGAAATTAAAGAACTTGCCAAAAGCGTCAGCAAAATAGCTATAATCTCAGCCGGAATTCCGGGAAGTAATTCAAGAGCCCTATCTGTGGCAAGACTTGCCAATAAAACACTAAAACTTGCGGAGAAATAAGACCGTGAATTTAATCAATGATATTTTTTCTAAAGAGGGCTTGCTCATTATAGTACAAGTAGGCCATTTGTCAGGAGAAATTTTAGGGTCTGTTTTTGACAGTCTTTATGAAGCAGGAGCATATAATGTTCAATGCTGTCCTACAATTACCAAAAAAAATAGACCCGGTCATATTTTCTTTATTGACTTAAACCCTAAAGATAAAAGTAAAATAGAAAATGTTATTATTAATTCTTTGGCTTCAAGCGGTTGGCATCTTATAGAAACAAAACATAACCACATAGCGCACAAAAATGTAACTAAAAACATTCTTGTAGAAGTAGAAGATTTTAAATTTGAATTTACACTTCAATCAAAGGTAACAAGTAGCGATTTTGATATTATAAGGCCTGAAATAGACAACTGTAAAGCTTTACAAGAAACTATTAAAGAAAAGTGCAAGCTTGATATTCCTTTAAAAAATATTTATTTGCTCTGTCAAAATGCTTGGATAAACAATTTAGATAAAATAAACTTCAATAATACATTCAAAATATTTTAATTTTAACTAAGCTCATGCCTTTATCCTTAAAGGAGAATGCACGAAATATAAAAGGAGAATATATGAAGGCATTATATATAAATTGCGAAAATGGTATAAGCGGCGATATGTTAGTAGCTTCTCTTTTGGATTTATCTTTAGATTTTAGTACATTCAAAAATCAATTGAATAAATTAAATCTTTCAAGTTTTAGGATAGAAAAAAGAAATATTCATAAGAATGGCAAATCAATTTGTGATTACAATGTCGTTTTAGAAAATAGTGACAATTTAAAAAATATAAATATTTTTGATATCCTTGAAATAATTAATAAGTCTGAACTTTCAGATAAGGTAAAGTCTTTATCTAAAAAAATATTTAAAATCGCTGCTGAGGCTGGATCTCATGCTCACAAACTGGACATAAAAGAATTTTTCTTTCATGAAAAGGGGGTGGCTGATTCTTTTGCTGATATAGTAGGTTTTGCTATTTGTGTAGACTTGCTTGAAATAGAGGAAGTTTTCTTTTCAAAGATTTATGATGGGAGCGGTTTTATTGATATAAGGGGCAAAACCCTCCCATTACCTGTCCCTGCAGTTAAATATCTTGCAGATAAATATAAGTTGAATCTTATAAAAACTTCCATTCAAGGAGAATTGGTTACGCCTACAGGAGCATCCATAGTCGTTGCTACAAAATCAAAAAGAAAGTTGCCGCAAAATTATAAAATTTTAAAGAGTGGTTTTGGAAATGGCAAAAGGAATTACAATCCTGAGGCAATTTTAAAGTCCACCCTGCTGGAAATATAAATTAGAGGAGAAATTATGAGTCCCGATCTCGATATAGCAAAAAATTATCTAATTGATAAAGATCAAACCTTAGTTATAGTTAAAAATGGAAATGTACTTTTTAAAAGTAACGAAACAGGAGTCAAGGTTTTGGTTGAGATTTTTAAATCTCAACCAAATATCTTGGAAAAAGCTTCCGTTGCAGATACAATAACCGGTAGAGCCGCAGCTATTATTTATTCTCATGGAAACATAAAAGAACTATACACTAATCTTATATCAAAAAATGCAGAAGAAGTTTTAGATAAAAAATCTATCAGTTATATTTATAAAAATAAAGTAGATAATATCATGAACAGAACTAAGACCGACCTCTGTCCAATTGAAAAAATCGCAAAGAAAAGTAGTACAATAGATGAATTAATTTATAAAATTGAAGATTTTTAAAAAAAGATTCAATGAAAGGGGTTTAATAATGAATAAAACAAAAGAAATTGTTCTGGCCAGTCTATTTATAGCAGCCGGATTAATAATACCTATGATATTTCACACCTTCCATCTGGGAGGTCCCACCTTTTTGCCCATGCATCTACCTGTATTGTTGGCAGGAATGATCCTTCCACCATCAACAGCTTTGTTGGTTGGAGTTTTGACTCCTGTGTTAAGCAGTCTTTTTACCGGTATGCCACTGATATATCCCATTTTGCCGATAATGGTTGCAGAACTTGGAGTTTATGGCTTTACAATTGCAATTTGTAGAAAAAATATAATTTTAATATTTTCCTTTCTCTCATCATAGCGATGATTTTAGGAAGAATTGCAGCAGGTCTGGTAGTATCTGTCCTCGCCCTTGCTTTCGGGCTAAAAATGAACCCGATAAACTATGTGGTGGGAATAGTTGTAACAGGCGTTCCCGGAATAATAGTTCAATTAATTTTTATACCTATATTGACAAAATTAATTGAGCGTTGGGGATTTGATTCACAATATATAAATTAAAATAGGATTATCTGCAAAAATGCCAAAAAAGGTTCTGTAATATGTTAAATACTACAGAACCTTTTTAATATTATGATATGAATATTTATTTAAGAAGTGATTGTTTTAAGTCTTCTTCGATTTTAACGAGTTCCCTGCTTGCTTCTTCTCTCTTCTTGGAGCCTTCTATCTGAATGTTTCTGACTTCGTTAAGGGCATCTATAAGAGCTTGGTTTGTGTACCTGATAGTTTCTAAGTCGACAATACCTCTTTCAGATTCCTTTGCTGTTTCAATGGTACTTTGTTTAACCATTTCAGCGTTTTTCTTCAAAAGTGCATTTGTGAAGTCAGTAACTTCTTTTTGAGTCTTGGCAGCTTCCAGTGAATGGGTTGCGCTCAAGTTTAAAACCATTTGAGATTTCCAAAGGGGAATGGTATTTACTATTGTGGACTGAATTTTTTCCACCATTACGGTGTTTGAAGCTTGTACCATTCTTATTTGCGGTGCCATTTGAAGTGATATCGTCTTTGTCAGTTCCAAATCATGTAGTTTCTTTTCAAATCTGTTTATCATGTTTTGATAATCATTTACTTTTTGAGCATCTACAGGCAAATTTGAAACCTTGGCTTTTTCTTCAAGGGCAGGAAGCTCTTGACCTCTTGCCACATCCAACTTTTTCTTTCCCGCTTCCACATACATTACCAGTTCCTTGTAGTAATCTCTGTTTAAGTCATACATGTAATCAAGGGTTGAAAGATCCTTTAAAAGCTTGATTTGATGTTTTTCAAGGCTTCTTTGGACTTCTTCCACATTGCCTTCAACCTTTGTGTACTTGGCTTTTATGCTGTTTGCATTGTTGATGGCTTTTTTGAAAAAGCCTACTATTCCTTTGTCTTCTTCTGCGATGTCAAAATTTTTAAGCTCTGTAACTACATTTGAGAGCAAATCTCCAACTTCTTCCAAATCCTTGGTTCTGACCTTTTCCAAAGTTTGTTCCGAAAAATTGGCTATCTTCTTTTGAGCGCTGGCTCCGTATTGAATTACCATGTTTGTGTTTGTGATGTCGATTTTTTTTGAAAATTCATCTATTTGTTTTTGCTCTTCATCGGTAAGTTGCAACTCAACGGGCTTTGACTCTTTAACTTCAGCTTTCTTTTCAATTTCAGCAATAGTTTGAAGATTTTCGTCTTCATTTTCTTCTAAGGTCAATTT
Proteins encoded in this window:
- a CDS encoding putative membrane protein (Hypothetical protein) — its product is MILGRIAAGLVVSVLALAFGLKMNPINYVVGIVVTGVPGIIVQLIFIPILTKLIERWGFDSQYIN
- a CDS encoding putative tellurite resistance protein (This family consists of several prokaryotic TelA like proteins. TelA and KlA are associated with tellurite resistance [PUBMED:9406390] and plasmid fertility inhibition [PUBMED:7665479]; High confidence in function and specificity), whose translation is MDKEIKLTLEENEDENLQTIAEIEKKAEVKESKPVELQLTDEEQKQIDEFSKKIDITNTNMVIQYGASAQKKIANFSEQTLEKVRTKDLEEVGDLLSNVVTELKNFDIAEEDKGIVGFFKKAINNANSIKAKYTKVEGNVEEVQRSLEKHQIKLLKDLSTLDYMYDLNRDYYKELVMYVEAGKKKLDVARGQELPALEEKAKVSNLPVDAQKVNDYQNMINRFEKKLHDLELTKTISLQMAPQIRMVQASNTVMVEKIQSTIVNTIPLWKSQMVLNLSATHSLEAAKTQKEVTDFTNALLKKNAEMVKQSTIETAKESERGIVDLETIRYTNQALIDALNEVRNIQIEGSKKREEASRELVKIEEDLKQSLLK
- a CDS encoding putative membrane protein (Hypothetical protein) is translated as MNKTKEIVLASLFIAAGLIIPMIFHTFHLGGPTFLPMHLPVLLAGMILPPSTALLVGVLTPVLSSLFTGMPLIYPILPIMVAELGVYGFTIAICRKNIILIFSFLSS
- a CDS encoding hypothetical protein (High confidence in function and specificity) is translated as MKALYINCENGISGDMLVASLLDLSLDFSTFKNQLNKLNLSSFRIEKRNIHKNGKSICDYNVVLENSDNLKNINIFDILEIINKSELSDKVKSLSKKIFKIAAEAGSHAHKLDIKEFFFHEKGVADSFADIVGFAICVDLLEIEEVFFSKIYDGSGFIDIRGKTLPLPVPAVKYLADKYKLNLIKTSIQGELVTPTGASIVVATKSKRKLPQNYKILKSGFGNGKRNYNPEAILKSTLLEI
- a CDS encoding Hypothetical protein (Family membership); the protein is MNLINDIFSKEGLLIIVQVGHLSGEILGSVFDSLYEAGAYNVQCCPTITKKNRPGHIFFIDLNPKDKSKIENVIINSLASSGWHLIETKHNHIAHKNVTKNILVEVEDFKFEFTLQSKVTSSDFDIIRPEIDNCKALQETIKEKCKLDIPLKNIYLLCQNAWINNLDKINFNNTFKIF
- a CDS encoding putative membrane protein (Hypothetical protein) codes for the protein MLEYAPVIGLVLNEFLLGSVYIVDFVIPIAVKAAMDDLSDAEIKELAKSVSKIAIISAGIPGSNSRALSVARLANKTLKLAEK